In the Sus scrofa isolate TJ Tabasco breed Duroc chromosome 6, Sscrofa11.1, whole genome shotgun sequence genome, one interval contains:
- the KCNQ4 gene encoding potassium voltage-gated channel subfamily KQT member 4 isoform X5: MIVVFGLEYIVRVWSAGCCCRYRGWQGRFRFARKPFCVIDFIVFVASVAVIAAGTQGNIFATSALRSMRFLQILRMVRMDRRGGTWKLLGSVVYAHSKELITAWYIGFLVLIFASFLVYLAEKDANSDFSSYADSLWWGTITLTTIGYGDKTPHTWLGRVLAAGFALLGISFFALPAGILGSGFALKVQEQHRQKHFEKRRMPAANLIQAAWRLYSTDTSRAYLTATWYYYDSILPSFRELALLFEHVQRARNGGLRPLEVRRAPVPDGAPSRYPPVATCHRPGSASFCPGESWREEEAAGHRCLRLSSRMGIKDRIRMGSSQRRTGPSKQHLAPPPMPASPSSEQVGEASSPTKVQKSWSFNDRTRFRASLRLKPRTSAEEGPSEEAAEEKSYQSELTVDDVMPAVKTVIRSVRILKFLVAKRKFKETLRPYDVKDVIEQYSAGHLDMLGRIKSLQARVDQIVGRGPGDRKAREKSDKGPSDMEAVDEISMMGRVVKVEKQVQSIEHKLDLLLGFYSRCLRPGTSASLGAVQVPLFDPDTTSDYHSPVDHEDLSVSAQTLSISRSVSTNMD; the protein is encoded by the exons ATGATCGTGGTGTTTGGCCTGGAGTACATCGTCCGTGTCTGGTCTGCTGGATGCTGCTGCCGCTACCGAGGATGGCAGGGCCGCTTCCGTTTTGCCAGAAAACCCTTCTGTGTCATCG ACTTCATCGTGTTCGTGGCCTCGGTGGCCGTCATCGCCGCGGGTACGCAGGGCAACATCTTTGCCACGTCTGCGCTGCGCAGCATGCGCTTCCTGCAGATCCTGCGCATGGTGCGCATGGACCGCCGCGGCGGCACCTGGAAGCTGCTGGGTTCGGTGGTCTACGCGCACAGCAAG GAGCTGATCACCGCCTGGTACATCGGGTTCCTGGTGCTCATCTTTGCCTCCTTCCTGGTCTATCTGGCTGAAAAGGACGCCAACTCCGACTTCTCCTCCTACGCCGACTCACTCTGGTGGGGGACG ATTACACTGACGACCATCGGCTATGGTGACAAGACGCCACACACCTGGCTGGGCAGGGTCCTGGCTGCTGGCTTTGCCTTACTGGGCATCTCCTTCTTTGCCTTGCCTGCT GGCATCCTTGGCTCTGGCTTTGCCCTGAAGGTGCAGGAGCAGCACCGGCAGAAACATTTCGAGAAGCGGAGGATGCCAGCAGCCAACCTTATCCAG GCTGCGTGGCGCCTGTACTCCACCGACACGAGCCGAGCCTACCTGACGGCCACCTGGTACTACTATGACAGCATCCTCCCGTCCTTCAG agagctggcccTCTTGTTTGAGCACGTGCAACGGGCCCGCAACGGGGGCCTGCGGCCCCTGGAGGTGCGGCGGGCGCCGGTACCTGATGGAGCGCCCTCCCGTTACCCGCCCGTTGCCACCTGCCATCGGCCGGGCAGCGCCTCCTTCTGCCCTGGGGAAAG ctggagagaggaggaggccGCTGGCCACAGGTGCTTACGGCTCAG CAGCCGGATGGGCATCAAAGACCGCATCCGCATGGGCAGCTCCCAGCGGCGGACAGGCCCCTCTAAGCAGCACCTGGCACCTCCGCCGATGCCCGCTTCCCCGAGCAGCGAGCAGGTGGGGGAGGCCAGCAGCCCCACCAAGGTGCAGAAGAGCTGGAGCTTCAACGACCGCACCCGCTTCCGGGCCTCTCTGAGACTCAAACCCCGCACCTCTGCTGAGG AGGGCCCCTCAGAGGAAGCGGCGGAGGAGAAGAGCTACCAGAGCGAACTCACGGTGGACGATGTTATGCCTGCTGTGAAGACGGTCATCCGCTCCGTCAG GATCCTCAAGTTCCTGGTGGCCAAAAGGAAATTCAAGGAGACGCTGCGACCCTACGACGTGAAGGACGTCATTGAGCAGTACTCGGCAGGGCACCTGGACATGCTGGGCCGGATCAAGAGCCTGCAGGCTCG GGTGGACCAGATTGTGGGCCGGGGTCCCGGGGACCGGAAGGCCAGGGAGAAGAGCGACAAAGGGCCCTCCGACATGGAGGCGGTGGATGAAATCAGTATGATGGGACGCGTGGTCAAGGTGGAGAAGCAG gtgCAGTCCATCGAGCACAAGCTGGACCTGCTGCTGGGCTTCTACTCGCGCTGCCTGCGCCCTGGCACTTCGGCCAGCCTGGGCGCCGTGCAAGTGCCGCTCTTCGACCCGGACACCACCTCCGACTACCACAGCCCCGTGGACCACGAGGACCTCTCCGTCTCCGCACAGACGCTCAGCATCTCCCGCTCGGTCAGCACCAACATGGACTGA